A genomic stretch from Vibrio coralliilyticus includes:
- a CDS encoding nucleotidyltransferase family protein, producing MSHNWKEILVSSAETIRSVLKTIDQQALKLALVVDQDNKLLGTVSDGDIRRAILKDSSLEDEVVTVMNSNPTTADVSMTRESILLLMEKKELHAIPVLDNQVVIGLETLHGILHKPQYDNPVFLMAGGFGTRLKPLTDNCPKPLLKVGDRPILETVILSFIRYGFSNFYISTHYLPEMIQNTIGDGSRWGVNIQYIHEDTPLGTGGALGLLPEDLPDLPVIVMNGDVLTKINFEDVLAFHNSKQSNATMCVREFEYQVPFGVVEEHDFKITNIVEKPTYRFHVNAGIYVINKSLISKVKKEEYLDMPTLFESHIGNDAHVFPFHEYWLDIGRMDDFKRAQVDILTLGL from the coding sequence ATGAGTCATAATTGGAAAGAAATATTGGTCTCTTCGGCAGAGACTATAAGATCAGTATTGAAAACCATTGATCAACAAGCCCTTAAACTTGCATTAGTGGTTGATCAAGATAATAAGTTGCTCGGTACTGTTAGTGATGGTGATATTCGCCGGGCTATTTTAAAAGATTCTTCATTAGAAGACGAAGTGGTGACGGTGATGAATTCCAATCCAACCACTGCTGACGTCAGTATGACTCGTGAGAGTATCTTATTGCTAATGGAAAAAAAGGAACTTCATGCGATACCAGTACTTGATAACCAAGTAGTGATCGGATTAGAAACTCTGCATGGCATATTGCATAAGCCGCAATATGATAATCCTGTTTTTTTGATGGCGGGTGGGTTTGGTACACGCCTTAAACCTTTGACAGACAATTGTCCTAAGCCGTTGCTGAAGGTAGGTGATCGACCAATCTTAGAAACTGTGATTCTGAGCTTTATCCGATATGGTTTCAGCAACTTTTATATCTCTACCCATTACTTACCCGAGATGATTCAAAATACCATTGGTGATGGTTCTCGATGGGGGGTGAACATTCAGTATATTCATGAGGATACACCGTTGGGTACGGGGGGAGCTCTTGGACTATTGCCAGAGGATTTACCAGATCTACCTGTGATAGTGATGAATGGAGACGTGTTGACAAAGATCAATTTCGAGGACGTACTTGCCTTTCATAATAGTAAACAATCTAACGCTACTATGTGTGTACGGGAATTTGAATATCAGGTTCCTTTTGGGGTTGTTGAAGAACATGATTTTAAAATCACCAACATTGTTGAGAAACCAACGTATCGCTTTCATGTAAATGCGGGTATCTACGTCATTAACAAGTCATTGATTTCAAAGGTTAAAAAAGAAGAGTACCTGGATATGCCGACCTTGTTTGAATCGCATATTGGCAATGATGCTCATGTCTTCCCTTTCCACGAATATTGGTTGGATATCGGACGCATGGATGACTTCAAACGTGCACAAGTTGATATTTTGACATTAGGTCTATAA
- a CDS encoding acylneuraminate cytidylyltransferase family protein, with protein sequence MKILAIVPARGGSKRLPGKNIKCLHGKPLIQWAIESASDIEEISRVIVSTDSPEIAKIASQSGGEVPFMRPKELASDTSSSTDVVKHALKFYERQGEYFDYVLLLQPTSPIRNAEHVTEAIKLLQLKEADAVVSVCKSEHSPLWTNTLPDDLSMDQFITDDIKNTRSQDLPSFYRLNGAIYLSNVKRFYEESTMLLSSNIYAYKMDNECSVDIDHELDFLVAEAILKYKEKNV encoded by the coding sequence ATGAAAATACTAGCGATTGTACCTGCGCGAGGTGGAAGCAAACGCCTACCAGGAAAAAATATAAAATGCTTACATGGTAAGCCTTTGATTCAGTGGGCAATTGAGTCGGCATCTGACATCGAAGAAATCAGCCGCGTTATAGTCTCTACAGACTCTCCTGAGATTGCAAAAATTGCGTCACAATCTGGTGGTGAAGTACCATTTATGCGCCCAAAAGAGCTAGCTAGTGATACTAGCTCAAGCACGGATGTGGTCAAACATGCCCTTAAATTTTACGAAAGACAAGGTGAATACTTTGATTATGTTCTATTGCTACAGCCGACCTCTCCAATTCGCAATGCTGAACACGTTACCGAGGCTATAAAATTATTACAATTGAAAGAGGCAGATGCAGTCGTATCCGTATGTAAAAGTGAGCATTCTCCACTATGGACCAATACGTTACCTGATGATTTATCTATGGACCAGTTCATAACGGATGATATAAAAAATACTCGTAGTCAGGATCTTCCCTCTTTTTATAGGCTGAATGGCGCTATTTATTTATCAAATGTCAAAAGGTTTTATGAAGAGAGTACCATGTTATTATCATCAAATATTTATGCTTATAAAATGGACAACGAATGTTCTGTAGATATTGATCATGAACTAGACTTTCTAGTAGCCGAAGCAATTCTAAAATATAAGGAAAAAAATGTATAA
- a CDS encoding Gfo/Idh/MocA family oxidoreductase yields the protein MYNVLIIGAGQLGSRHLQGALLSVNQLNITVVDPSPKSLDVAKERAGQVQFGNANSTIIYSSDIPKNKSYDVCIIATAAKVRAAVTKQLLAFSRVEHIIFEKVLFQKLVDYTEVRKILKDTNTTGWVNCPRRLFSTYVELKEALNTSKPISMAVKGNAWGMSCNSIHFIDIFSYLIDSTSLNLTESELSPELIESKRVGFYETTGKMKFISEEHSLVLECNRGDELNLSLSIENGVDKYIINESDGNWTQSVGGVQTEKAYIPLLQSELTGGNIDDLVLSNTCGLTPFSQSCALHIPFIKSQLMHMSAVLEKELDACPIT from the coding sequence ATGTATAATGTTTTAATTATTGGAGCTGGCCAATTAGGAAGCCGGCACTTACAGGGTGCGCTGTTGAGTGTTAATCAATTAAATATCACGGTTGTTGATCCTTCACCGAAATCATTGGATGTTGCTAAAGAAAGAGCAGGCCAAGTTCAGTTTGGGAATGCTAATTCGACAATTATTTACTCCTCGGACATCCCAAAAAATAAATCATATGATGTTTGTATTATAGCTACAGCTGCGAAAGTTCGTGCTGCTGTAACAAAGCAGCTTTTGGCTTTCAGTAGGGTCGAACATATTATTTTTGAAAAGGTATTATTTCAAAAGCTAGTAGATTATACGGAAGTCAGAAAAATTTTAAAAGATACCAATACTACTGGATGGGTTAATTGCCCTAGGCGACTATTTTCAACATATGTAGAATTAAAAGAAGCATTAAATACATCTAAGCCAATTAGCATGGCGGTTAAAGGCAATGCTTGGGGTATGTCATGTAATAGTATTCACTTTATTGATATTTTTTCTTATTTGATTGACAGTACATCATTAAATTTAACTGAATCAGAACTAAGCCCAGAGTTAATTGAAAGTAAACGTGTGGGATTCTATGAGACAACAGGGAAAATGAAATTTATTTCAGAAGAGCATTCGCTGGTGTTAGAATGTAATCGCGGTGATGAGTTAAACTTGAGTTTATCTATTGAAAATGGTGTTGATAAATATATCATTAATGAGTCTGATGGCAATTGGACACAGAGTGTTGGTGGAGTTCAGACTGAGAAAGCATATATCCCGTTACTTCAAAGCGAGTTAACTGGCGGGAATATTGATGACTTAGTGTTATCGAATACTTGCGGATTAACACCATTTTCACAGTCATGTGCTCTTCATATCCCTTTTATTAAATCTCAGTTGATGCATATGTCAGCAGTTCTTGAAAAAGAATTGGACGCTTGTCCTATTACCTAA
- a CDS encoding gfo/Idh/MocA family oxidoreductase, protein MIWLVGSGLMSIDYAKVLESQQHDYLVIGRGKRSATDFTAQTGKEVIQGGLESFLDSAPELPKAAIVSVGVAQLYETTLALIEAGVKKILVEKPGGMSQIEVDTLHQRSQTNACKVYIAYNRRFFSSVLALENKIKEEGGVTSFNFELTEWAHVIEKIDKPESALKKWFLANSTHVADLAFYLGGRPKELASFVQGKLAWHPAASVFSGAGISDSGALFNYAANWESAGRWSVEVLTKENRYILRPIETLQVQRRGTIPIVDIDIDNSLDLQFKPGLYKQVESFLSGDDKFLCKIEEQVLLFSTYEKMAGYL, encoded by the coding sequence ATGATTTGGCTAGTTGGCTCCGGCCTTATGTCCATAGATTACGCTAAAGTTTTAGAATCGCAACAACACGATTACTTAGTGATTGGTAGAGGAAAACGTTCAGCTACTGACTTTACAGCGCAAACGGGTAAAGAAGTGATTCAAGGGGGACTTGAGAGCTTTCTGGATTCAGCTCCTGAGTTACCTAAAGCAGCAATAGTTAGTGTTGGTGTTGCTCAGTTGTATGAAACAACCTTGGCACTTATTGAAGCTGGTGTAAAAAAAATTTTGGTTGAAAAGCCTGGTGGGATGAGTCAGATTGAAGTAGATACTCTTCATCAGCGCAGCCAGACTAACGCGTGTAAAGTATATATTGCTTACAATAGAAGGTTCTTTTCTTCAGTTCTAGCTTTGGAAAATAAGATCAAAGAAGAGGGAGGTGTCACCTCGTTTAATTTTGAACTGACAGAATGGGCGCATGTTATTGAAAAAATTGACAAACCTGAAAGTGCCTTAAAAAAATGGTTTTTAGCTAACTCAACTCATGTAGCAGATTTAGCATTTTATTTAGGAGGCAGGCCAAAAGAGCTAGCCAGTTTTGTTCAAGGTAAATTGGCATGGCATCCTGCAGCTTCTGTCTTTTCTGGCGCAGGCATTAGCGACTCAGGTGCATTATTCAATTATGCGGCAAATTGGGAGTCGGCAGGCCGTTGGTCCGTTGAAGTATTGACTAAAGAAAATCGTTATATTCTCCGTCCAATAGAAACACTTCAAGTGCAGAGAAGAGGAACGATTCCTATTGTGGATATAGATATTGACAACTCTTTGGATTTACAGTTTAAGCCTGGTCTTTATAAACAAGTTGAATCATTCTTATCAGGTGACGACAAGTTTTTATGTAAAATCGAAGAGCAAGTGCTTTTGTTTTCGACTTATGAAAAAATGGCTGGCTATCTATAA
- a CDS encoding glycosyltransferase family 52, protein MNDDVSDTIFLIGDNISYTEVLNSLENVIVFDKKQVGFLGISDALFFLLGIKRKRFDELWGLLSTIDSIYGHDHLVVSRLFKDHKITLVEDGLSNYFEPKKQGVCKEFLKKVIFKRAHSKGYNSKHDEIYLTGLLPLPKSFKAKVNWIDKQLFLKSLTTLGNGVFSPDLQSQKLYSLIITQPLSEEGAITELEKVNLYKGVISKYRLKNVIIKPHPRETTMYQEYFDESENVNVLKPHILSESLFLALKFSVICTVSSASVYSSDVGSARLIVLGTGIHPALKGKLGEIPFFDSYDSNY, encoded by the coding sequence ATGAATGATGACGTATCGGATACAATTTTTTTAATTGGAGATAATATATCATACACTGAAGTGTTAAATAGTTTGGAAAATGTTATTGTTTTTGATAAAAAACAAGTGGGTTTTTTGGGCATCTCCGATGCCCTGTTTTTTTTGCTTGGCATAAAAAGGAAAAGGTTTGATGAGTTATGGGGATTATTGAGTACTATCGATAGTATTTATGGACATGATCACTTAGTAGTGTCGAGATTATTTAAAGATCATAAGATAACATTAGTTGAAGACGGCTTGTCAAACTATTTTGAACCAAAAAAACAAGGAGTTTGTAAGGAGTTTTTGAAGAAGGTTATTTTCAAAAGAGCACACTCAAAAGGATATAACAGTAAACATGACGAAATATACTTGACAGGATTATTACCTCTTCCAAAAAGCTTTAAGGCAAAGGTAAACTGGATAGATAAACAGTTGTTTTTAAAGTCGTTAACTACTTTAGGGAATGGGGTATTTTCACCTGACTTACAAAGCCAAAAACTGTATTCATTGATTATTACGCAACCCTTATCGGAAGAAGGCGCGATAACTGAGTTGGAGAAAGTAAACTTATATAAAGGGGTAATTTCAAAGTATAGGTTGAAAAATGTAATAATTAAACCACACCCTAGAGAAACAACCATGTATCAAGAATATTTTGATGAATCGGAAAACGTGAATGTGTTAAAGCCGCATATTTTATCTGAATCGTTATTTTTAGCATTAAAGTTTAGTGTGATATGTACGGTTTCATCTGCGTCAGTGTATAGCTCAGATGTTGGTTCTGCTAGGCTAATTGTATTAGGAACTGGAATTCATCCAGCTTTGAAGGGAAAACTAGGTGAAATTCCATTTTTTGATAGCTATGACTCTAACTACTAA
- a CDS encoding O-antigen ligase family protein, which translates to MVNKGMPRLVAYAPDPNMVSLFISAPLFLRLFLNRGKFDIVVLFFSLLLFMTWSRAAIAVLVVVLLFLILFNSMSFIKNFTFSYRTLIFVFLFTLIIYFSVEIFSLQELIERRLSDVHRASGRFDIWSNAIDIIIDNPYFGVGVYSFAKWNMALFNDAHHTHNTYLDILVESGIFGFTLFSISLSLFFVKILNVNMSLKRKSVLFSWLVFSLGMILSLSAISHEGFIFTLVFLSFLLSRMNFFEEQ; encoded by the coding sequence ATGGTTAATAAAGGGATGCCTAGGTTAGTAGCATATGCTCCGGATCCTAATATGGTCTCTTTATTTATTTCGGCACCATTGTTTTTGCGGTTATTTTTAAATAGAGGTAAATTCGATATAGTAGTTTTGTTCTTTTCACTACTATTATTCATGACATGGTCACGAGCCGCAATAGCGGTGTTGGTAGTTGTTCTGCTATTTTTGATTTTATTTAATAGTATGTCTTTTATTAAAAACTTCACTTTTAGCTATAGAACTTTAATTTTTGTTTTTTTGTTTACTCTAATTATTTACTTCTCTGTTGAAATTTTCTCTTTACAAGAATTAATTGAAAGAAGGCTTAGTGATGTGCACCGTGCCAGCGGCCGTTTTGATATTTGGTCAAATGCTATTGATATTATTATCGACAATCCTTATTTTGGTGTTGGTGTTTATAGTTTTGCTAAATGGAATATGGCATTATTTAATGACGCACATCATACACATAATACTTATCTAGATATATTGGTTGAGTCAGGAATATTTGGCTTCACATTATTCTCTATTTCATTATCTTTATTTTTCGTTAAAATATTAAATGTTAATATGAGTCTAAAACGGAAATCAGTTCTTTTTTCTTGGCTTGTTTTTAGTCTGGGTATGATATTATCCCTGTCTGCAATAAGTCATGAGGGATTCATTTTTACACTGGTATTTCTTTCATTTTTATTATCGAGGATGAATTTTTTTGAAGAACAATAA
- a CDS encoding glycosyltransferase: MKNNKHTITVAISTMGQGIHKILENSYPQHDNMNYLVIHQVLDSTEDEYSSVYKKVKAHNNAEIIISRTKGLSLSRNIALSKCKTDFIIFSDDDNSYNDNLYQIVTNEIKNNSNAHFFSFIIGDKMGGLFKDYKDKPYYHTKRTILRLSSIENCYDMSFIKKHSVRFDEMFGLGSLYPACEQPIFASDLLSKGAVGMYLPHVITYHPKENSGHDFYSHWNVLARKYMFIHIYGDFLGSALFAFFIIKKMLNVPRNKLVDYIRSAVCD; encoded by the coding sequence TTGAAGAACAATAAGCATACTATCACTGTTGCAATATCGACCATGGGGCAAGGAATACATAAGATTCTAGAGAACTCTTATCCTCAACATGACAATATGAACTATTTGGTCATCCATCAAGTACTAGACTCAACAGAAGATGAGTATTCATCGGTATATAAGAAAGTCAAAGCGCATAATAATGCCGAGATTATCATCTCCCGGACAAAAGGACTGTCTCTTAGTCGCAATATAGCTTTAAGTAAATGTAAAACAGATTTCATAATATTTAGTGATGATGATAATTCGTACAACGATAACCTATATCAAATTGTTACTAATGAAATAAAAAACAACTCAAATGCCCATTTCTTTTCTTTTATTATTGGCGATAAAATGGGTGGGCTATTCAAAGATTATAAAGATAAACCTTATTACCATACAAAACGAACTATCTTGAGATTGTCTTCTATTGAAAACTGCTATGATATGTCATTTATCAAGAAACATTCTGTTCGATTTGATGAAATGTTTGGACTTGGATCTTTATATCCCGCATGCGAGCAGCCAATATTTGCCTCAGACCTCCTAAGTAAAGGCGCTGTTGGAATGTATTTACCACACGTTATAACTTACCACCCAAAGGAAAATAGTGGGCATGACTTTTACTCTCACTGGAATGTTTTAGCTAGGAAGTATATGTTTATACATATATATGGAGATTTTCTTGGTAGTGCATTATTCGCTTTTTTTATTATAAAGAAGATGCTAAATGTTCCAAGAAATAAATTGGTTGATTATATTCGGAGTGCAGTTTGTGATTAA
- a CDS encoding glycosyltransferase family 2 protein — MLVSIITPCFNPGSELLETIKSVRKQTYQNYEHIIIDDCSFLNHSSELERQIKSDPKIKYIKRSWNGGAAVTRNRGISEAKGSFIAFLDADDIWHSEKLERQIKFMLDNQVALSYCSYEVFDHNGKVLGLRVPPKELTYFDILKSNQIGCLTAIYSVDLLGKVYMPNIAKRQDMALWLKILKSGVVAKGIVDRPLARYRVGVKSLSSNKFNVLSYQWRIYRDVEKLSFTKSVRYFGCYVYKGLVRKV; from the coding sequence ATGCTAGTCTCAATTATAACGCCTTGCTTTAATCCTGGTTCTGAGCTTTTAGAAACAATTAAAAGTGTCAGAAAGCAAACGTATCAAAACTATGAGCATATTATAATCGATGATTGCTCATTTTTGAATCACTCGAGCGAACTTGAGCGTCAAATTAAAAGTGACCCCAAGATTAAATATATCAAACGTTCTTGGAATGGCGGTGCCGCGGTAACACGTAATCGAGGTATTTCAGAAGCAAAAGGTAGTTTTATAGCATTCCTAGACGCGGATGATATTTGGCATTCAGAGAAATTAGAAAGACAAATAAAGTTCATGTTGGATAACCAGGTAGCTCTTTCTTATTGCTCTTATGAGGTTTTTGATCATAATGGTAAAGTTCTAGGTTTAAGAGTCCCGCCTAAAGAGCTAACATATTTTGATATATTGAAATCCAATCAAATAGGTTGTCTTACCGCTATATATAGTGTCGACCTTCTCGGTAAAGTTTATATGCCAAACATTGCTAAGCGGCAGGATATGGCTCTATGGTTAAAAATATTAAAATCTGGAGTTGTTGCAAAGGGTATTGTTGATAGACCTTTAGCTAGATATAGGGTCGGTGTTAAATCTTTGTCTTCAAATAAGTTTAATGTGTTAAGCTATCAATGGCGTATATATCGAGATGTAGAAAAACTATCGTTTACAAAATCAGTTAGATATTTTGGTTGTTACGTATATAAAGGGTTAGTACGAAAAGTCTAG
- a CDS encoding transposase domain-containing protein, with the protein MLSDKATIRRRRLPGDIVLWLIVGMAFFRNEPVARRMLVRRILTFQKHGK; encoded by the coding sequence GTGCTCTCAGATAAAGCAACGATTCGTCGACGTCGATTACCCGGTGACATTGTCCTTTGGCTCATCGTTGGAATGGCATTCTTCCGCAACGAACCAGTTGCAAGACGAATGCTCGTAAGAAGAATCCTAACCTTCCAGAAACATGGAAAGTAA
- a CDS encoding sugar transferase translates to MKKHILSNSVISHGLGIALIFCYLVVLSGGEFSTLPEAVKYSIFSVLITYAAAASTLPQISKYLLVERKYYILPVLLTMFAILAGVIALTRLEYSRTIIVHGFTISFAWLYTSSLMRKNYKKLKLSAIDNFDLAIFKNHKNIEVIPLPLDRNIASIQSGLIVNLHKKLSAEDSKFVADCSINNIPVFHSESIREMIEGKVQTCHLSENAIGTLNPNPIYFNLKRIWESLLIIASAPITIPIMALTVLLIKIESPGPALFTQERVGQKGKSFKIYKFRSMTVKQPHDTDKFATEEQARITKIGKFIRKVRIDELPQFFNVLKGEMSLIGPRPEQESFVNKFEQDIPFYGYRHMVKPGITGWAQTVQGYADDTDSTREKLAHDLYYIKHLSFWLDMNIVLKTIRTMLTGFGAQ, encoded by the coding sequence GTGAAAAAACATATTTTATCCAACTCAGTGATTAGCCATGGCTTAGGCATAGCATTAATTTTTTGCTATCTAGTAGTATTATCCGGTGGCGAATTTTCAACTCTTCCAGAGGCGGTCAAGTACAGTATATTTAGCGTTTTAATTACGTATGCCGCTGCTGCGAGCACACTCCCGCAGATAAGTAAGTATTTATTAGTAGAGAGGAAATATTACATACTCCCCGTCCTGCTAACAATGTTTGCTATTTTAGCTGGCGTTATTGCATTAACTAGACTTGAGTACTCTCGTACAATTATAGTTCATGGTTTTACCATAAGTTTTGCGTGGTTATACACAAGCAGTTTGATGAGAAAAAACTATAAGAAGCTCAAACTTTCTGCTATCGATAACTTTGACCTAGCTATATTTAAGAACCATAAAAATATTGAAGTTATACCTTTACCCCTTGATAGAAATATTGCTTCTATTCAGTCTGGACTCATTGTCAACTTACACAAAAAACTTAGCGCGGAAGACTCAAAGTTCGTGGCTGATTGCAGTATAAATAACATCCCAGTGTTCCACTCGGAGAGCATCAGGGAAATGATTGAAGGTAAAGTTCAAACATGCCACCTTTCAGAAAACGCAATTGGTACTCTTAACCCAAACCCTATCTATTTCAACTTGAAACGCATATGGGAATCGCTGCTAATCATAGCCTCAGCTCCAATAACAATCCCCATCATGGCTTTAACCGTATTGCTTATAAAAATAGAGAGTCCCGGACCAGCTTTGTTCACCCAAGAAAGGGTTGGGCAAAAAGGCAAATCCTTTAAAATCTATAAGTTCAGAAGCATGACCGTGAAACAACCCCATGATACAGATAAGTTTGCGACCGAAGAGCAAGCAAGAATCACAAAGATAGGTAAGTTTATTAGGAAAGTGCGTATAGACGAATTACCTCAATTCTTTAACGTCTTAAAAGGTGAGATGTCACTGATCGGCCCAAGACCGGAACAAGAGAGCTTTGTAAATAAGTTTGAACAAGATATACCATTTTATGGCTATCGCCATATGGTGAAACCAGGGATTACAGGTTGGGCTCAAACTGTACAAGGTTATGCAGATGATACTGACTCTACAAGAGAAAAGTTAGCTCATGACCTTTATTATATAAAGCACTTATCTTTTTGGCTAGATATGAATATTGTATTAAAAACAATACGTACGATGCTTACTGGTTTCGGCGCACAATAA
- the pssA gene encoding CDP-diacylglycerol--serine O-phosphatidyltransferase — MMTNRNLFEQLPTLAQDPAQFETLYAAKDFRIRLIEAIRQASKRIYLVALYLEDDEAGREVLTELYEAKQRNPGLEVNVCVDWHRAQRGLIGSEPGETNASMYKNFADRYRHKIPIYGVPVRGREVFGVLHLKGFIIDDSVIYSGASLNNIYLNYKERYRFDRYHVMNNKALADSMSSFVQKEMIEHPAVNDLACPSKPDTKEIKVQIRQLRASLAKSTYQFETQSVSQEQVAITPIVGVGKKRNKLNQGINQLLAKAKDEIFICTPYFNFPRSVAKEVRKALKRGVKVTIVVGDKTANDFYISPEEEFKTIGGLPYLYERNLRQFAKSNEANIASRKLSIHLWKHEENSFHLKGIWVDKRYMLITGNNLNPRAWSLDLENALFIQDHFHHLTSQFEKEVENILQHTQLICTYRQLEKAEDYPEAVQKLIRKITRVKADRVLKQIL, encoded by the coding sequence ATGATGACTAATAGGAATTTATTCGAACAACTTCCTACTTTGGCGCAAGATCCCGCTCAGTTTGAAACCCTTTATGCGGCTAAAGATTTTCGGATTCGCTTAATTGAAGCGATTCGTCAGGCAAGTAAACGAATCTACCTGGTTGCTCTTTACTTAGAAGATGATGAAGCGGGAAGAGAAGTCTTAACAGAGCTCTATGAAGCCAAGCAGCGTAACCCTGGCCTAGAAGTGAACGTCTGTGTTGACTGGCACCGTGCTCAACGTGGTTTGATTGGATCCGAACCGGGGGAAACCAATGCTTCCATGTATAAAAACTTTGCAGATAGATACCGGCATAAAATTCCAATCTATGGCGTACCTGTTCGAGGACGTGAAGTCTTTGGCGTCTTGCACTTAAAAGGCTTCATTATAGATGACTCAGTCATCTACAGTGGCGCGAGTCTTAACAACATCTATCTTAATTATAAAGAACGCTATCGTTTTGATCGCTATCACGTTATGAACAATAAAGCACTTGCAGACAGCATGAGCAGTTTTGTGCAAAAAGAGATGATCGAACATCCGGCAGTGAATGATTTAGCTTGCCCGAGTAAGCCTGATACCAAAGAGATAAAAGTACAGATTCGCCAGCTACGTGCCTCTCTAGCGAAGTCCACCTATCAATTTGAAACTCAGAGTGTCTCTCAAGAACAAGTCGCGATCACGCCAATCGTCGGGGTTGGGAAAAAGCGTAATAAACTTAATCAAGGCATCAATCAATTACTAGCAAAAGCGAAAGATGAAATTTTCATCTGCACGCCCTATTTTAACTTCCCACGCAGTGTTGCCAAAGAAGTCAGAAAGGCCCTAAAACGTGGGGTAAAAGTGACTATCGTCGTAGGTGATAAAACAGCCAATGATTTTTATATCTCGCCTGAGGAAGAGTTTAAAACGATTGGTGGCTTACCTTATCTCTATGAGCGTAACTTGCGCCAATTTGCTAAATCTAATGAAGCCAATATCGCAAGTCGTAAGCTTTCTATCCATTTATGGAAACACGAAGAGAATAGCTTCCACTTAAAAGGCATTTGGGTAGATAAGCGCTACATGCTAATTACGGGTAACAACCTAAACCCAAGAGCTTGGAGTCTAGATCTCGAAAACGCGCTCTTTATTCAAGACCACTTCCACCACCTCACTTCTCAATTTGAGAAAGAGGTGGAGAATATTCTTCAGCATACTCAGCTAATTTGTACTTATAGGCAGTTAGAAAAAGCGGAAGATTACCCCGAGGCTGTGCAGAAGCTAATACGTAAGATAACTCGCGTAAAAGCAGATCGAGTGTTGAAGCAAATTTTGTAA
- the birA gene encoding bifunctional biotin--[acetyl-CoA-carboxylase] ligase/biotin operon repressor BirA gives MKEHSVKLSILKTLSQGGFHSGEELGEKFGVSRAAISKHIKGIQAWGVDVFRVQGKGYQLAKPIQLLDQEILQNSLANHVDLIPIIDSTNQYLLDRIDSLESGSVCLAEYQAKGRGRRGREWVSPFGSNLYLSMFWRLDAGMAAAMGLSLVVGVAIVEALEEMGLTGVKLKWPNDLYYQDKKLAGILVEMSGQAGAAANLVIGMGLNLMMSDSTEGINQPWSSLSEVANNQDIDRNQLAISMITTLHKALTDYELYGMVGFVERWNRLDNFINRPVKLLMGPREITGLARGINEQGAVLLETKNGLETYIGGEISLRSNK, from the coding sequence ATGAAAGAACATTCCGTAAAGCTCTCTATCTTGAAGACTTTATCTCAAGGAGGCTTTCACTCGGGAGAGGAGCTTGGAGAGAAGTTTGGCGTCTCTCGAGCAGCGATAAGTAAACACATCAAAGGTATCCAAGCTTGGGGCGTCGATGTATTTCGCGTGCAGGGAAAAGGCTACCAACTCGCTAAACCTATCCAGCTACTCGATCAGGAAATACTCCAAAATAGCCTAGCTAACCACGTAGATCTAATCCCCATTATCGACTCAACCAACCAATATCTACTCGATAGAATCGATAGCTTAGAATCAGGGTCAGTTTGCCTTGCAGAGTATCAAGCCAAAGGCAGAGGTCGCCGAGGACGAGAATGGGTATCTCCTTTTGGCTCAAACCTATACCTATCGATGTTTTGGCGTTTAGATGCTGGTATGGCAGCCGCGATGGGGTTAAGCCTTGTAGTTGGCGTAGCAATTGTCGAAGCTCTCGAAGAAATGGGACTGACAGGTGTTAAGTTAAAATGGCCGAATGACCTCTATTATCAAGATAAGAAGCTCGCAGGCATTCTGGTCGAAATGTCAGGTCAGGCTGGTGCAGCGGCCAACCTTGTAATAGGTATGGGGCTCAACTTGATGATGTCAGACTCGACGGAAGGTATTAACCAACCTTGGTCTAGTCTCTCTGAGGTGGCAAACAATCAGGATATTGATAGAAACCAGCTCGCGATTTCCATGATAACTACACTGCATAAAGCGTTGACTGATTATGAACTATATGGAATGGTCGGGTTTGTGGAAAGATGGAACCGACTGGATAACTTCATCAACCGTCCAGTTAAACTGCTCATGGGACCGAGAGAGATCACTGGGCTCGCTAGAGGTATTAACGAACAAGGCGCGGTACTTTTAGAAACGAAAAATGGTTTAGAAACCTATATTGGTGGTGAGATCAGTCTTCGCTCAAATAAGTAA